In Amphiura filiformis chromosome 2, Afil_fr2py, whole genome shotgun sequence, one DNA window encodes the following:
- the LOC140146021 gene encoding putative ferric-chelate reductase 1: MATSYVALGFSKSGFMRDSDVYACTSNNVIVRSRNTMGNTNADQPLIGVSDINVAMVDGRIECTFTRESSRNDGDDNFYNLRDPKKYYIIMSKLSGSLKPDGNIKYHTERVIGSETSFSEFTSGGSAVDRKLILQKAHGCLMMIAWIGLASIGITLARFFKPMWPDTQIFEKPVWFSFHRICMVLTFLCTVSAFVIIFISVEGFLEIGEGRSGLLRFLHAIFGTVVTCLAIINPIMAIFRPHPGEPRRPLFNWAHWAVGTSAHLIAMATICLALGYRSARSLINGLPDYLFWLVIGFIIFHIIVWILLHIKRNNILNRNSDASNDIPLQDKPQDSQDNLVDANKPTSKDTRIMTFLISVYVLVSLAIVVTVVINIALV; this comes from the exons ATGGCTACATCATATGTGGCTCTGGGATTCTCCAAATCAGGCTTTATG cgTGACAGCGACGTATATGCGTGTACCAGTAACAATGTAATTGTCCGATCGCGTAACACAATGGGAAACACGAATGCAGATCAACCATTG ATAGGAGTGAGTGACATCAACGTTGCCATGGTAGATGGTCGAATAGAATGTACCTTCACAAGAGAATCATCACGCAATGATGGCGACGACAACTTCTATAATTTGCGTGATCCAAAAAAATACTACATCATAATGTCTAAATTGAGCGGGAGTCTCAAGCCAGATG GAAATATAAAATACCACACTGAGAGAGTCATTGGGTCAGAAACGTCGTTTAGTGAGTTCACGTCAGGCGGATCTGCTGTTGACAGGAAACTCATATTGCAAAAAGCTCACG GATGTTTAATGATGATTGCATGGATTGGCTTGGCTAGCATTGGAATCACATTAGCACGATTCTTCAAACCCATGTGGCCTGACACACAAATATTCGAAAAACCTGTCTGGTTTTCA TTCCACAGAATCTGTATGGTGCTAACTTTCCTGTGTACCGTCAGTGCTTTCGTTATCATCTTTATATCAGTAGAAGGGTTCTTGGAGATTGGTGAG GGCCGGTCAGGTTTACTTCGGTTCTTACATGCTATATTTGGCACCGTGGTCACGTGTCTAGCCATCATAAATCCTATTATGGCTATATTTAGGCCACACCCTGGCGAACCAAG ACGACCTCTGTTTAACTGGGCACATTGGGCTGTTGGGACGTCAGCACATCTCATTGCGA TGGCGACCATCTGCCTTGCTCTTGGGTACCGTTCAGCTAGATCACTCATCAATGGTCTTCCAGACTACCTGTTCTGGCTGGTGATAGGGTTTATTATATTTCACATCATTGTATGGATTTTACTTCATATCAaaagaaacaacattttgaatagAAATTCAG ATGCATCTAATGACATTCCTCTTCAAGATAAACCACAGGATTCACAAGACAACTTAGTAGATGCAAACAAACCAACATCAAAG GACACCCGTATCATGACGTTCCTGATATCTGTGTATGTCTTAGTTTCGTTGGCTATCGTTGTTACTGTGGTTATCAATATAGCATTGGTATAG